A genomic region of Magnolia sinica isolate HGM2019 chromosome 6, MsV1, whole genome shotgun sequence contains the following coding sequences:
- the LOC131248260 gene encoding uncharacterized protein LOC131248260 isoform X6: protein MDATVLVAADVSGQKVPEKEETVPGVSTEPCLQILTENCKSGIASGPLPASDSRQHPACNSAAESPEMLTQSLSAEKSFHSIHREEPEASMAIKATQKCAKELEGHPTVHASVVTEIDGSKLLGNSCEKYKVTTLQVTGETACNTEIPTQPIPSSVDGSSHGIGQNNQHEGEANLVSGDASGGRVLLLTTEGDVLNRVEQSSSKPATSSDATETANGSPTSGETKCDSPTVISCSEPSQNEKEQLDGGEKESLDQNDPVSKDLPHIPSDINRHADNVKSTSEDDRSFTFVVGSLADLSERESGKGWKPFSNIKPFELPQTGEGSPTTPVLCQASSVNLQETSHGSRKVSDEQRVRRGTKGKGKDKTRLADSATERGTATGGKPAKETSRPKQTVEKDVNQSSASAYSNGTINRAMQVEERRQYAYVDGSSTRSSSVPTIQAPGLPDLNTSASSQILCHQPFTDSQQVQLRAQIFVYGSLIQCTPPDESCMVSAFGDVSRDGGRSMWENSWRVSVERFHSQKSLLSNLESPLQSRSGVRVSEQVSRCSPLQNKTLSTPTSRTGSKGAPPAIVNPTTPVPSSVWSFSTPSRDVFPSSSMPRGPLLDSHPSLSPLPPYQSPYTRPYLGNNSAWLPQASTGPAPWAVSPRTPALAGVHYSSLPIAEAVQVASVRDPPAPRLSSVQLASPSSLPPTVGPINVLSGTTALAEATRTNISPAKHASADQKPRKRKKRSVAEELGQISTVTPARTEPVSATAIGKHFTTSLGIPSPAQSISIDTASSPVSTTAPVVSSTHYQIVGSGDKGQKVIFSEETFSRIEQAKLHADDAAALAAAAIRHSEGIWSQLAIQKNSGLVSEVEAKLASAAVAAAAAASVAKAAAAAAKVASDAALQAKLMADEALNVPPMGNSSWGPETALPDGRKNFGKANPSSGLKSKGETASSGSTIVAAREAARKRVEAASAATKRAENFDAVVKAAELAAEAVSQAGAVIAMGDPIPLTLSELVEAGPGGYWKAEKVSVEHSVKENSTHRGEQLNKDGTDEGIDRSIKSSNRRPLNTKETLQIRNEGNAPSIELSVENEARMVNGILQGSVAGEGGLAGQKGRKTSDHAKTVGVITELEVGSRAASSNIQNGEGERHQQMGTSKEIKEASLVEVVRDAEGCRGVWFSAKVLGLKDGKAYVCYNELLQDEGPDHLKEWIPLEGGGDKAPRIRIAHPMTAVKFEGTRKRRRAAIGNYAWSVGDRVDAWMQDGWWEGIVTEKSKEDETKLTVHFPAKGDFSIVRAWNLRPSLIWKDDQWMEWSRENNSLPHENDTPQEKRQKLGRLEVVIGPQIEAGGNNKLSNELSAGDSRTHEESRPLPLSAKDKIFAVGKNIREENNADAVRVKRTGLQMEGSRVIFGVPKPGKKRKFMDVSKHYVADKSAKINEGIRTDSIKFTKYLVPQGTLGWKNSSKVDTKGKREQAAADSRPKVPKSGKAQSILSKSLSEKDSSLISVASALTGGTGQDLLTNAKAFAGHERSSLETSTLKAGEGLLSFLSAPVSDGLSSKKSSSAIEGDTGTRRKLAPGRKVARDDEKCSSRTDNPGKLIPDAAEPRRSNRRIQPTSRLLEGLQNALIGTKIPSFSRGKGVKAGQHRSTSSSSRGNYHG from the exons ATGGATGCAACTGTCCTTGTTGCTGCTGATGTCTCTGGTCAGAAAGTACCTGAGAAAGAAGAAACGGTCCCTGGAGTCTCCACAGAGCCATGTTTACAAATTCTGACTGAGAACTGTAAGTCAGGGATAGCTAGTGGGCCACTTCCTGCCTCTGATTCTAGGCAACATCCAGCTTGTAATAGTGCGGCAGAATCACCTGAGATGCTCACTCAGTCATTGTCTGCTGAGAAGTCTTTTCATTCTATACACCGGGAGGAACCTGAAGCATCTATGGCTATCAAAGCCACTCAGAAATGTGCAAAGGAGTTGGAAGGCCATCCTACTGTCCATGCATCTGTTGTGACAGAAATTGATGGCTCCAAATTATTAGGAAATTCTTGTGAGAAGTACAAAGTAACAACCTTGCAAGTTACAG GGGAAACAGCTTGCAATACTGAGATACCCACCCAGCCTATACCTTCATCTGTAGATGGATCTTCTCATGGAATTGGCCAGAACAATCAACACGAAGGTGAAGCTAATTTGGTATCTGGAGATGCCAGTGGTGGGAGGGTGCTGCTTCTGACAACAGAAG GTGATGTATTGAATCGGGTTGAACAAAGCTCTTCTAAACCTGCTACTTCGTCTGATGCCACGGAAACTGCCAATGGTAGTCCAACTTCTGGTGAAACCAAGTGTGATTCACCTACTGTTATTAGTTGTAGCGAGCCTTCACAGAATGAAAAGGAGCAACTGGATGGTGGTGAGAAAGAGTCCTTAGATCAAAATGACCCTGTTTCTAAGGACCTGCCTCATATTCCCTCTGACATTAATCGGCATGCTGACAATGTTAAATCTACTTCTGAAGATGACAGGAGTTTCACATTTGTGGTTGGCTCACTGGCAGATCTGTCTGAAAGAGAAAGTGGCAAAGGGTGGAAACCATTTTCCAATATCAAACCATTTGAATTACCTCAG ACCGGAGAAGGGTCTCCAACAACACCCGTATTATGCCAAGCCAGTTCTGTGAATTTACAAGAAACTTCTCATGGAAGTCGTAAAGTATCTGATGAACAGAGAGTGCGTCGTGGTACCAAGGGTAAAGGTAAGGATAAAACTAGGTTAGCTGATAGTGCGACTGAAAGGGGAACTGCTACTGGAGGGAAGCCTGCTAAAGAAACATCTCGTCCAAAGCAAACAGTGGAAAAGGATGTTAACCAATCCAGTGCATCGGCTTACTCAAATGGAACTATAAACAGGGCTATGCAAGTTGAAGAGAGGAGGCAATATGCATATGTTGATGGCAGTAGTACAAGATCATCTTCTGTTCCGACCATTCAAGCACCTGGTCTTCCAGATTTGAATACTTCGGCTTCTTCACAAATATTATGTCACCAGCCTTTCACTGATTCACAGCAAGTGCAATTGCGTGCTCAGATATTTGTTTATGGATCTCTGAT TCAGTGTACACCACCTGATGAGTCCTGTATGGTATCAGCCTTCGGAGATGTGAGCCGGG ATGGCGGGAGGAGCATGTGGGAGAATTCATGGCGTGTTTCTGTGGAAAGATTTCACAGTCAGAAATCACTGCTTAGTAACCTTGAGAGCCCGCTGCAATCTCGATCag GTGTCCGCGTTTCTGAACAAGTATCAAGGTGCAGTCCCCTACAGAACAAAACCCTTAGCACCCCAACTAGTCGAACTGGCAGCAAGGGTGCCCCACCAGCTATTGTAAACCCCACAACGCCTGTACCATCCTCGGTATGGAGTTTTTCTACCCCTTCTCGTGACGTCTTTCCATCCAGCAGCATGCCAAGAGGCCCACTCCTGGATTCTCATCCATCACTCTCGCCGTTGCCGCCTTACCAATCTCCCTACACAAGGCCCTACTTAGGAAACAACAGTGCTTGGCTCCCTCAGGCTTCTACTGGTCCTGCACCCTGGGCTGTTTCTCCACGAACTCCAGCACTTGCTGGTGTACATTATTCTTCTTTGCCAATTGCGGAAGCAGTTCAAGTAGCATCAGTTCGGGACCCACCTGCTCCGCGTCTCTCCAGCGTGCAGCTTGCATCTCCGAGTTCTTTGCCTCCTACTGTAGGTCCTATAAATGTTCTCTCCGGTACAACTGCACTGGCAGAGGCTACTAGGACAAACATATCACCTGCCAAGCATGCATCTGCTGATCAGAAACCGCGGAAGAGAAAAAAGAGATCTGTCGCTGAGGAACTTGGCCAGATCTCCACAGTCACTCCAGCTCGAACAGAACCAGTTTCTGCTACTGCCATTGGTAAACATTTTACTACATCCTTAGGGATTCCGTCACCTGCACAATCTATATCTATAGATACAGCTAGTTCTCCAGTTTCAACTACTGCTCCCGTTGTATCTTCCACACATTACCAGATAGTAGGCAGTGGTGACAAAGGTCAGAAGGTTATCTTCTCCGAGGAGACATTCAGTAGAATTGAGCAGGCTAAGCTGCATGCTGACGATGCTGCTGCTCTCGCTGCTGCTGCTATCAGGCACAGTGAAGGAATATGGAGTCAGCTAGCCATCCAGAAGAATTCTGGATTAGTTTCGGAGGTTGAAGCAAAACTGGCTTCTGCAGCtgttgcagcagcagcagctgcttctGTAGCGAAGGCAGCGGCAGCAGCTGCTAAGGTTGCGTCTGACGCTGCTTTGCAAGCTAAACTGATGGCGGATGAGGCTTTGAATGTGCCTCCAATGGGAAATTCCTCCTGGGGTCCTGAAACTGCTCTTCCCGATGGCAGAAAGAATTTTGGCAAGGCAAATCCTTCATCAGGTCTGAAGAGCAAGGGCGAAACCGCCAGTTCTGGTTCAACTATTGTTGCTGCACGGGAGGCTGCTCGGAAGAGGGTTGAAGCTGCGTCAGCTGCCACAAAACGAGCGGAGAACTTTGATGCAGTAGTGAAAGCAGCAGAATTGGCTGCAGAGGCTGTATCGCAAGCAGGAGCAGTCATTGCAATGGGTGATCCTATACCTTTAACACTGAGCGAATTAGTAGAAGCTGGACCAGGGGGTTACTGGAAAGCAGAAAAAGTTTCTGTTGAGCACTCGGTGAAAGAAAACAGTACGCATAGAGGAGAGCAGTTGAACAAGGATGGTACTGATGAAGGTATTGATAGATCCATTAAAAGTTCCAATAGAAGGCCACTGAATACGAAAGAAACCCTGCAAATTAGAAACGAAGGGAATGCACCTTCAATAGAACTCTCCGTGGAGAATGAAGCAAGGATGGTAAATGGGATACTTCAGGGTTCTGTCGCAGGGGAAGGAGGCCTGGCAGGACAAAAAGGTCGTAAAACGTCTGATCATGCTAAAACTGTTGGGGTTATCACTGAATTGGAGGTTGGATCAAGAGCAGCTTCTTCAAATATCCAAAATGGTGAAGGTGAAAGGCATCAGCAGATGGGGACATCTAAAGAGATTAAGGAGGCATCCCTTGTTGAG GTTGTTCGCGATGCGGAAGGTTGCAGGGGTGTCTGGTTTTCAGCCAAGGTACTTGGCTTGAAGGATGGGAAAGCTTATGTATGTTACAATGAACTTCTGCAGGATGAAG GCCCAGATCACCTAAAGGAGTGGATACCTCTTGAAGGAGGGGGTGATAAAGCTCCCCGGATACGCATTGCTCATCCTATGACTGCTGTGAAATTCGAAGGAACGAGAAAGAGACGCAGGGCAGCTATTGGGAACTATGCATGGTCTGTTGGAGATCGGGTGGATGCTTGGATGCAGGATGG TTGGTGGGAAGGTATTGTTACAGAAAAGAGCAAGGAAGATGAGACAAAATTGACTGTTCATTTTCCAG CTAAAGGAGATTTTTCCATCGTTAGAGCTTGGAATCTTCGGCCATCTCTCATTTGGAAGGATGACCAATGGATGGAATGGTCAAGGGAAAATAATTCCTTGCCCCACGAG AATGATACTCCCCAGGAAAAACGTCAAAAGCTAGGTCGGCTTGAAGTCGTGATTGGCCCCCAAATCGAGGCTGGAGGGAACAATAAGCTGTCAAATGAACTAAGCGCTGGGGATTCGAGAACACATGAAGAGTCAAGGCCACTGCCATTGTCTGCCAAGGACAAAATATTCGCTGTTGGGAAGAACATCAGGGAGGAGAACAATGCGGACGCAGTCAGGGTGAAGCGGACTGGCCTGCAGATGGAAGGATCGAGGGTGATTTTTGGGGTTCCTAAGcctggaaagaaaagaaaattcatgGATGTAAGCAAGCATTACGTTGCAGATAAGTCTGCAAAGATAAATGAAGGAATCAGAACTGATTCGATTAAATTCACAAAGTACCTGGTGCCGCAAGGCACTCTTGGATGGAAAAATTCTTCTAAAGTTGATACCAAGGGAAAACGAGAACAAGCTGCTGCCGACTCCAGACCTAAAGTGCCCAAATCTGGAAAAGCTCAGAGCATTTTGAGCAAGAGTTTATCTGAGAAGGACAGTTCTTTGATCTCTGTTGCCTCTGCTTTGACTGGTGGCACCGGTCAGGATCTTTTAACGAATGCAAAAGCGTTCGCTGGCCATGAACGGAGCAGTTTAGAGACGTCAACTCTCAAAGCAGGTGAGGGCCTCCTGTCATTTTTGTCAGCACCTGTGTCGGATGGTCTGTCCTCCAAGAAGTCATCTTCAGCAATTGAAGGAGACACTGGGACAAGAAGAAAGCTTGCACCTGGTAGAAAGGTGGCGAGAGATGATGAGAAGTGCTCTAGCCGTACTGATAATCCTGGAAAGCTAATTCCTGATGCTGCTGAGCCCCGGAGGTCCAATCGCAGAATTCAGCCGACGTCTAGG CTACTGGAAGGGCTACAGAACGCCTTGATTGGTACAAAGATTCCCTCTTTTTCGCGTGGAAAGGGTGTCAAAGCCGGCCAACACAGAAGTACATCTTCTTCTTCCCGAG GGAATTACCATGGTTGA